A genomic window from Salvelinus sp. IW2-2015 linkage group LG13, ASM291031v2, whole genome shotgun sequence includes:
- the LOC111971922 gene encoding uncharacterized protein, with the protein MAKLQSLGVFXNXRLTLAAVEIMGAVEKVVAEYQEEISRSKEENDRLRRLLRIRPEMKLYRLDSLQLCLTVSEEEVTPVQQQCDQDKWNSSLGTKDPEPMQIKEEEVGTTQEAGQLQGLEADIIEFIFTPPCVKSDCGKEDSLLSLPQTETMEKRERDSKQLDLKPFGTVTHLDITSDPPDNQDNVSGHSSAVINDPVGFDISPPLDPNSPLRKPDTKASTTYKKPHILPMPRVRVRTTDRGLFHPETFXRASQDVLVGGQSVRSAAKAHGVCHVTLFRYCRRKKDSANARLPAYRAHNRVFSQEQENHLKEYLLRAXDIYFGLSPKEVRRLAYQLAQHYHCKYPETWVTKEMAGKDWFXSFLKRHPGLSIRQPQATSLLRATSFNATNVSQFFNNLSTILGRHNFEAKDVWNMDETSTTTVQVPNKIIANRGRKQXGPTTSVERGTMVTMALAVNAQGNSIPPHFIFPHNKYLDHFLRDGPTGCMGTASGSGWMXENDFLAFLQHFVKYTRASPQSPQLLLLDNQASHLSLQGMDYCKANGVVLLSFPPHCSHKLQPLDRSVYGPLRRYINSAIDCWIKTYPGKTVSIYDLPGIVATALPSAVTPANIMAGFHCTGIWPLNPTVFTEANFSPAFVTGRPAPTTTEEDRGGHHRGAPGGRGGSPQGQPRVEVNASPVGRSVSPGQGEVQAYSTSGDHLHTQIHLHLKISSVILH; encoded by the exons atggctaaattacaGTCTTTGGGTGTGTTTRTTAATAYGCGTTTAACATTGGCTGCCGTAGAGATTATGGGGGCAGTAGAGAAAGTGGTAGCGGAGTACCAGGAGGAGATTTCCCGATCGAAAGAGGAGAATGACCGGCTACGGAGACTGCTGCGGATCAGACCGGAGATGAAACTATATAGATTAGACTCTCTCCAGTTGTGTCTTACTGTCTCCGAGGAGGAGGTTACCCCTGTGCAGCAGCAATGTGACCAGGATAAATGGAACTCCAGTCTGGGGACAAAAGACCCAGAGCCCATGCAGATTAAAGAGGAGGAAGTCGGGACCACTCAGGAGGCAGGGCAGCTTCAAGGGCTGGAGGCTGACATCATAGAGTTCATATTCACTCCTCCCTGTGTGAAAAGTGATTGCGGTAAGGAGGACTCACTTTTGAGTCTTCCCCAAACCGAGActatggagaagagagagcgtGACTCTAAACAATTGGATCTCAAACCTTTTGGCACTGTGACCCACCTTGACATTACCAGTGACCCTCCAGATAATCAAGACAATGTCTCCGGTCACAGCTCAGCCGTAATTAACGATCCAGTAGGATTTGACATAAGCCCACCATTGGATCCCAACTCACCATTAAGGAAACCCGATACTAAAGCCAGCACCACGTATAAAAAACCTCATATACTCCCCATGCCCAGAGTTAGGGTCAGAACCACAGACAGAGGTCTGTTTCATCCAGAGACATTTRAGAGAGCCTCCCAAGATGTGCTGGTAGGGGGCCAGTCAGTCAGGAGTGCAGCGAAAGCACATGGCGTATGCCATGTTACTCTGTTTAGGTACTGTCGGAGGAAAAAGGATAGCGCCAATGCCCGACTGCCAGCATACAGAGCCCACAACAGAGTGTTTAGTCAGGAGCAGGAGAATCATCTGAAAGAGTATCTGTTGAGGGCTKCAGATATATACTTTGGATTGAGTCCTAAAGAG GTACGTAGACTTGCATACCAGCTTGCCCAACACTACCACTGCAAGTACCCTGAGACCTGGGTTACCAAGGAGATGGCAGGGAAAGACTGGTTCASCTCYTTCCTCAAAAGGCACCCCGGCCTCTCCATCCGCCAGCCTCAAGCCACCAGTCTGTTGAGGGCGACAAGTTTCAATGCAACGAACGTGTCTCAGTTCTTCAACAACCTTTCTACTATTCTGGGCCGCCACAACTTTGAGGCCAAAGATGTGTGGAACATGGATGAGACCAGCACCACAACAGTCCAAGTGCCGAACAAAATCATTGCCAACAGAGGGAGGAAGCAGGYCGGACCAACAACATCTGTAGAGAGAGGAACAATGGTTACTATGGCACTAGCGGTCAATGCTCAAGGAAACAGCATTCCACCTCACTTCATCTTTCCCCACAATAAGTACCTTGATCACTTCCTACGTGATGGGCCTACAGGATGCATGGGCACTGCTAGTGGTTCTGGTTGGATGCRGGAGAATGACTTCCTGGCCTTCTTGCaacattttgtgaagtacaccagggCGTCCCCACAGTCTCCACAGCTGCTGCTTCTGGATAATCAAGCCTCTCACCTCTCACTCCAGGGCATGGACTACTGCAAAGCCAATGGCGTCGTGctgctctccttccctcctcactGCTCCCACAAGCTGCAGCCCCTGGATAGAAGTGTGTACGGCCCCCTGAGGAGATACATCAACAGTGCCATTGATTGCTGGATAAAGACGTACCCTGGCAAAACGGTCTCCATATATGACCTACCAGGAATTGTGGCAACAGCCCTACCATCTGCTGTGACACCAGCCAACATCATGGCTGGATTTCACTGTACCGGCATATGGCCATTAAACCCTACTGTCTTTACAGAAGCCAACTTCTCACCTGCTTTTGTAACAGGTCGCCCTGCCCCCACCAccacagaggaggacagaggaggacacCACAGAGGAGCACCAGGGGGCCGTGGTGGCTCTCCACAGGGCCAGCCTAGGGTGGAGGTCAACGCAAGTCCTGTGGGGCGGTCTGTCTCTCCTGGGCAGGGGGAGGTCCAAGCCTATTCCACCTCTGGGGATCACCTCCACACTCAGATCCATCTACACCTGAAGATCTCTTCTGTGATTCTGCACTGA